A stretch of the Vigna radiata var. radiata cultivar VC1973A chromosome 7, Vradiata_ver6, whole genome shotgun sequence genome encodes the following:
- the LOC106767217 gene encoding histidine-containing phosphotransfer protein 1-like, with protein MEVDQMQRQYLDYTKSLFLEGFLDGQFLQLQQLQDENNPDFVVEVVSLFFEDSERLLNDLTFALEQKGIDFKKVDAHVHQLKGSSSSIGAQRVKNCCIAFRNFCEEQNIDACLSCLQQVKQEYCHVKNKLETLIRLEQQIVAAGGTIPVMEFSF; from the exons ATGGAGGTGGATCAGATGCAGAGGCAGTACTTGGACTACACCAAATCCTTATTCTTGGAG GGCTTCTTGGATGGTCAATTTCTACAACTTCAGCAGCTACAAGATGAGAACAACCCGGACTTTGTAGTTGAAGTTGTGTCTCTTTTCTTTGAAGATTCTGAGAGGCTTCTCAATGACCTTACCTTTGCTCT AGAACAGAAAGGTATTGACTTCAAAAAAGTTGATGCTCATGTTCATCAGCTGAAGGGTAGCAGCTCAAG CATAGGCGCTCAGAGGGTAAAGAATTGTTGCATTGCTTTCCGCAACTTCTGTGAGGAGCAGAACATAGACGC GTGCCTCAGTTGTCTGCAACAAGTAAAGCAAGAGTACTGTCATGTCAAGAATAAGCTTGAAACACTGATCAGG CTTGAGCAACAGATAGTGGCAGCTGGTGGAACGATTCCAGTGATGGAATTTAGTTTCTAA
- the LOC106766551 gene encoding F-box/kelch-repeat protein At3g06240-like: protein MKTYCRSRKTKNTRHLPQELIIQILLRLPVKSLVRFKCVCKSWLSLISDSHFSLSHFEQIATRTERLVFFEPSAVEVRSIDFNAPLYDDSASAVLNLNFLPPKPYDVRIRGSCRGFVLLECCQSLWMWNPSTGVHKQLSSSPTMPNKDPMLLTFLLGFWYDHSTDDYLVVKVLRMAFSFVSANRVEIFSVRANAWKEIEGLHFSYLNCFNDIKVGLLFNGALHWLVDRYDLGKNVILVFDLRKRSFSEIPLPREFEWDYNRCDLVVLGKIPSLCVVGCCSPAELWVMEEYKDHSSWTKTIVVSVDDIPTKYFSPICSTNCNDIVGIDGSTGLAKCSDKGKVQEHRYWSSSYTSEVAVYKEGLVTLLSQRRSCFSPYRLQVAVYIESLLSLPCAW, encoded by the coding sequence ATGAAGACATACTGTCGTAGTCGTAAAACAAAGAATACCCGACATTTGCCACAAGAATTGATCATTCAAATCTTGTTAAGGTTGCCGGTCAAGTCTCTTGTTCGTTTCAAGTGTGTGTGTAAGTCATGGCTCTCCCTTATCTCTGATTCACACTTTTCTCTGTCACATTTTGAACAAATTGCCACACGAACAGAGAGACTTGTGTTCTTCGAGCCTTCAGCTGTCGAAGTCCGATCCATAGACTTCAATGCACCCCTTTATGATGACTCTGCTTCTGCTGTATTAAACCTCAACTTTTTGCCCCCAAAACCTTATGATGTCCGAATCCGAGGTTCCTGCAGAGGTTTCGTACTTTTGGAGTGTTGTCAAAGTCTCTGGATGTGGAATCCGTCCACTGGGGTCCACAAACAACTATCTTCCTCACCTACTATGCCCAACAAGGATCCTATGCTTCTGACATTTCTCTTAGGATTTTGGTATGATCATTCAACAGATGACTACTTGGTGGTGAAAGTGTTGCGCATGGCATTCTCATTTGTTAGTGCTAACCGTGTGGAAATTTTCTCTGTAAGAGCTAATGCGTGGAAAGAGATTGAGGGCCTTCATTTCTCGTATTTGAACTGCTTTAATGATATCAAAGTTGGGTTGCTCTTCAACGGTGCTCTTCACTGGCTGGTTGATCGTTATGATTTAGGAAAGAATGTTATTCTTGTCtttgatttaagaaaaaggagtttttcaGAGATACCTCTTCCACGTGAATTTGAGTGGGACTATAACCGTTGTGATCTGGTGGTACTTGGAAAAATTCCCAGTCTATGTGTTGTAGGGTGTTGCTCTCCAGCAGAATTATGGGTGATGGAAGAATACAAAGATCACTCATCTTGGACTAAGACTATTGTTGTGTCTGTTGATGACATTCCCACTAAATACTTCTCTCCAATTTGCTCTACAAACTGTAATGATATTGTTGGGATAGATGGAAGTACGGGATTGGCAAAATGTAGTGACAAGGGAAAGGTGCAAGAGCATAGATATTGGAGCAGTTCATATACATCCGAGGTGGCTGTCTATAAAGAGGGTCTAGTTACACTCTTGTCACAGAGGCGATCCTGTTTCAGTCCATATAGATTGCAGGTGGCTGTGTATATAGAGTCTCTACTTTCACTCCCCTGTGCATGGTGA
- the LOC106765508 gene encoding probable prolyl 4-hydroxylase 4 — protein MSRVWFLLFLLLISKCDEVWSSYAGSASSIINPSKVKQVSWKPRAFVYEGFLTDLECDHLISIAKSELKRSAVADNLSGESTLSDVRTSSGMFISKNKDPIISGIEDKISSWTFLPKENGEDIQVLRYEHGQKYDPHYDYFTDKVNIVRGGHRVATVLMYLTNVTKGGETVFPSAEESPRRRSSETSIDLSECAKKGIAVKPRRGDALLFFSLHTNATPDTSSLHAGCPVIEGEKWSATKWIHVDSFDKTVGDGGDCSDRHVSCERWASLGECTNNPEYMIGSSDLLGYCRKSCKAC, from the exons ATGAGTAGGGTTTGGTTTTTGTTATTCCTTCTTCTGATATCGAAATGCGATGAAGTGTGGAGCTCCTACGCGGGTTCCGCCAGCTCCATCATCAACCCTTCCAAGGTCAAACAGGTTTCCTGGAAGCCAAG AGCTTTCGTGTATGAAGGTTTCCTCACGGATTTGGAGTGCGACCACTTGATCTCTATA GCCAAATCAGAGCTTAAGAGATCTGCCGTGGCGGACAATCTCTCTGGAGAAAGCACGTTGAGTGATGTTCGAACAAGCTCTGGCATGTTCATTTCCAAGAATAAG GATCCTATTATTAGTGGAATTGAAGACAAGATTTCGTCATGGACCTTTCTTCCAAAAG AAAATGGGGAAGATATACAAGTATTGAGATATGAGCATGGACAGAAATACGATCCGCATTATGATTACTTCACTGATAAGGTTAACATTGTTCGGGGTGGACACCGCGTCGCGACTGTTCTCATGTATCTCACTAATGTAACCAAAGGCGGTGAGACAGTGTTCCCTTCTGCCGAG GAATCTCCACGTCGCAGAAGCTCTGAAACAAGTATCGATCTCTCTGAATGTGCCAAAAAAGGAATAGCAG TGAAACCGCGTAGAGGGGAtgcacttcttttcttcagtctCCACACAAATGCTACCCCAGACACTAGCAGTCTCCATGCTGGATGCCCTGTGATCGAAGGTGAAAAATGGTCGGCAACAAAGTGGATTCACGTAGACTCGTTTGACAAGACGGTGGGAGATGGAGGGGACTGTTCTGATCGACATGTAAGCTGTGAGAGATGGGCTTCCCTTGGAGAATGCACTAACAATCCCGAGTACATGATTGGATCGTCAGACCTTCTTGGTTATTGTAGGAAGAGCTGCAAGGCATGTTAG
- the LOC106765748 gene encoding uncharacterized protein At4g15545 isoform X2 encodes MWLAKSLPLPYRHVSTPSNQSCPHFALRSPTETTSSPTFSLKSTPSTPPSPKLPTNSSSPNKIRRACSRRMLRFPTLSKSSIEMSPRYVCMQLEVFRKTLMQSLQEEDDNSGGAPDIVAKIQNQSNFTSTSQFGDNDASLAPSISSSTGNSLVEEPESDAPRPRVPQNLLLASQGSTPRITPPGSPPNLSASVSPTRTSKPVSPRRHSVSFSTTRGMFDDRSSVFSSSSLTQGSISTSDAGTGSQTGRTRVDGKEFFRQVRNRLSYEQFGAFLANVKELNSHKQTKEETLRKADEIFGPENNDLYNLFEGLINRNVH; translated from the exons ATGTGGCTCGCAAAATCACTTCCATTGCCTTATCGACACGTGTCAACGCCCTCGAATCAGAGCTGTCCACACTTCGCACTCAGATCGCCGACAGAGACAACCTCATCGCCGACCTTCAGTCTCAAATCGACTCCCTCGACGCCTCCCTCTCCGAAACTGCCGACAAACTCCTCCTCGCCGAACAAGATAAG GAGAGCTTGCTCAAGGAGAATGCTTCGCTTTCCAACACTGTCAAAAAGCTCAATCGAGATGTCTCCAAG ATATGTGTGTATGCAGTTAGAGGTTTTCAGAAAGACGCTTATGCAATCACTTCAGGAAGAGGATGATAATTCT GGAGGAGCTCCAGACATTGTTGCTAAAATACAGAACCaatcaaattttacttccaCGTCACAGTTTGGAG ATAATGACGCTTCATTGGCACCTTCTATATCTTCTTCAACAGGAAATTCTTTGGTCGAAGAACCCGAATCTGATG CCCCAAGACCTAGAGTACCACAGAACCTCCTCTTAGCATCTCAAGGTTCCACCCCTCGGATTACTCCCCCTGGTTCCCCTCCTAATCTGTCTGCATCAGTATCACCTACGAGAACATCCAAACCTGTATCTCCAAGGCGACATTCGGTTTCCTTTTCAACCACAAGAGGCATGTTTGATGATAGGTCTTCGGTGTTTTCCTCCTCTTCCTTAACTCAAGGCTCAATATCAACCTCTGATGCAGGAACAGGATCACAAACCG GACGAACGCGAGTGGATGGAAAAGAGTTCTTTCGCCAAGTCAG GAACCGTTTGTCTTACGAACAATTTGGTGCATTCTTGGCAAATGTTAAAGAATTAAACTCccataaacaaacaaaagag GAGACACTACGGAAAGCTGATGAAATTTTTGGGCCTGAAAACAATGATCTGTACAATTTATTTGAAGGATTGATTAATCGCAATGTCCATTGA
- the LOC106765748 gene encoding uncharacterized protein At4g15545 isoform X1 has protein sequence MAAESGGTANFDLPEEMMQVLPSDPFHQLDVARKITSIALSTRVNALESELSTLRTQIADRDNLIADLQSQIDSLDASLSETADKLLLAEQDKESLLKENASLSNTVKKLNRDVSKLEVFRKTLMQSLQEEDDNSGGAPDIVAKIQNQSNFTSTSQFGDNDASLAPSISSSTGNSLVEEPESDAPRPRVPQNLLLASQGSTPRITPPGSPPNLSASVSPTRTSKPVSPRRHSVSFSTTRGMFDDRSSVFSSSSLTQGSISTSDAGTGSQTGRTRVDGKEFFRQVRNRLSYEQFGAFLANVKELNSHKQTKEETLRKADEIFGPENNDLYNLFEGLINRNVH, from the exons ATGGCGGCGGAATCGGGTGGTACTGCAAACTTCGACCTTCCCGAGGAGATGATGCAAGTACTACCGTCCGATCCCTTCCACCAGCTCGATGTGGCTCGCAAAATCACTTCCATTGCCTTATCGACACGTGTCAACGCCCTCGAATCAGAGCTGTCCACACTTCGCACTCAGATCGCCGACAGAGACAACCTCATCGCCGACCTTCAGTCTCAAATCGACTCCCTCGACGCCTCCCTCTCCGAAACTGCCGACAAACTCCTCCTCGCCGAACAAGATAAG GAGAGCTTGCTCAAGGAGAATGCTTCGCTTTCCAACACTGTCAAAAAGCTCAATCGAGATGTCTCCAAG TTAGAGGTTTTCAGAAAGACGCTTATGCAATCACTTCAGGAAGAGGATGATAATTCT GGAGGAGCTCCAGACATTGTTGCTAAAATACAGAACCaatcaaattttacttccaCGTCACAGTTTGGAG ATAATGACGCTTCATTGGCACCTTCTATATCTTCTTCAACAGGAAATTCTTTGGTCGAAGAACCCGAATCTGATG CCCCAAGACCTAGAGTACCACAGAACCTCCTCTTAGCATCTCAAGGTTCCACCCCTCGGATTACTCCCCCTGGTTCCCCTCCTAATCTGTCTGCATCAGTATCACCTACGAGAACATCCAAACCTGTATCTCCAAGGCGACATTCGGTTTCCTTTTCAACCACAAGAGGCATGTTTGATGATAGGTCTTCGGTGTTTTCCTCCTCTTCCTTAACTCAAGGCTCAATATCAACCTCTGATGCAGGAACAGGATCACAAACCG GACGAACGCGAGTGGATGGAAAAGAGTTCTTTCGCCAAGTCAG GAACCGTTTGTCTTACGAACAATTTGGTGCATTCTTGGCAAATGTTAAAGAATTAAACTCccataaacaaacaaaagag GAGACACTACGGAAAGCTGATGAAATTTTTGGGCCTGAAAACAATGATCTGTACAATTTATTTGAAGGATTGATTAATCGCAATGTCCATTGA
- the LOC106766869 gene encoding uncharacterized protein LOC106766869, with protein sequence MATQILRPQDCLVERISAPPPDFSHRRSSANRCNYYYYNNHVAASRSSRKSFTRPDQRKRPAAASGLPVVAESTASAFRRSGGDDSRLARSHGLEKVTILRRGQSLDSAVKCDVYAGSAFAMSPSPNALPLPSFTTKKNSAAFDDSATRDLRRLLRLE encoded by the coding sequence ATGGCAACCCAGATTTTGCGGCCTCAGGACTGTCTGGTGGAACGAATAAGCGCTCCGCCGCCGGACTTTTCCCACCGGAGGAGTTCCGCTAATCGctgtaattattattactacaaCAACCATGTCGCTGCTTCCAGGTCCTCCCGGAAGTCGTTTACTCGACCCGACCAGAGGAAACGGCCTGCTGCCGCTTCTGGCCTACCAGTGGTTGCGGAGTCCACCGCCTCCGCGTTCAGGAGATCTGGCGGTGACGATTCGCGGTTGGCCAGGAGCCACGGCTTGGAGAAGGTTACGATTCTCCGCAGGGGCCAGTCGCTTGATTCGGCCGTGAAGTGCGACGTGTACGCGGGATCGGCGTTCGCGATGTCTCCGTCTCCGAACGCTCTTCCTCTACCGTCGTTTACGACGAAGAAGAACTCGGCGGCGTTTGATGACTCCGCCACGCGAGATCTGAGGCGTCTGCTCCGTCTCGAATGA
- the LOC106767906 gene encoding protein DMP2, producing the protein MVEESSSEKTNSSRTRRATNTTISAAGNLVKLLPTGTVFVFQFLNPVVTNSGQCKTTNKWLSAILLLLCGFGCAFSSFTDSYTGSDKQRHYGFVTRKGLWPSPASDSVDLSGYRLAVSDFVHAALSLLVFAVLGLLDTNTVHCFYADFESTQKTLLQVVPTVIGVLAGWGFMIFPNTRHGIGYPLTSDSNETTPKSTDTTTTDPQKNQTDNV; encoded by the coding sequence ATGGTTGAAGAGAGTTCATCGGAAAAAACGAACAGCAGCCGTACCAGGCGTGCTACAAACACCACAATCTCAGCAGCTGGTAACTTGGTAAAGCTTCTCCCAACAGGTACAGTTTTCGTGTTCCAGTTCTTGAACCCCGTCGTCACCAACAGCGGCCAATGCAAAACCACCAACAAGTGGCTCAGCGCCATTCTCCTTCTGCTCTGTGGCTTCGGTTGCGCCTTTTCCTCCTTCACTGATAGCTACACAGGCAGTGATAAGCAGAGGCACTATGGCTTCGTAACCCGCAAGGGACTCTGGCCTTCTCCGGCTTCCGACTCCGTTGATTTGTCGGGGTACAGACTCGCTGTTTCGGACTTCGTCCATGCTGCTTTATCTTTGTTAGTGTTTGCGGTGTTGGGACTGTTGGACACCAACACTGTGCACTGTTTCTACGCTGATTTTGAGTCAACTCAGAAGACTCTGCTTCAGGTGGTGCCCACAGTTATTGGGGTGTTGGCTGGTTGGGGGTTCATGATTTTCCCTAATACTCGCCATGGAATTGGATACCCTTTAACTTCTGATTCTAACGAAACCACCCCAAAGTCCACTGATACTACTACTACCGACCCTCAGAAAAACCAAACTGACAATGTTTAG
- the LOC106766553 gene encoding protein DMP2-like yields the protein MIADSSSLNTPSPSASPSKSSGVTSRTLASVGSLIKLLPTGTVFVFQFLNPVLTNSGECNASNKSLCAILLVLCGFSCAFSSFTDSYTGSDKRRHYGIVSPKGLWPSPASDSVDLSSYKLKFGDLVHAVLSFSVFAVLGLLDTNTVNCFYPDFQSTQKRLLQVLPTAIGVVAGGLFMIFPNDRHGIGYPLTSDSNDTAPSNNPTANV from the coding sequence atgattgCAGACAGTTCATCTTTGAACACTCCATCACCGTCGGCAAGTCCCTCCAAAAGCAGTGGCGTGACAAGCAGGACGCTCGCATCAGTTGGGAGCCTCATAAAGCTTCTCCCAACAGGCACAGTCTTCGTCTTCCAATTCCTCAACCCTGTTTTGACCAACAGTGGTGAATGCAACGCCAGCAACAAGTCCCTCTGCGCCATTCTCCTTGTTCTCTGTGGCTTCAGCTGCGCCTTTTCTTCCTTCACAGACAGTTACACAGGCAGTGACAAGCGTAGGCACTATGGCATCGTAAGCCCCAAGGGACTCTGGCCTTCTCCGGCTTCCGACTCCGTTGACCTGTCAAGCTACAAACTCAAGTTTGGAGACTTGGTGCATGCTGTGTTGTCGTTTTCAGTGTTTGCAGTGTTGGGGCTTTTGGACACCAATACTGTGAACTGCTTCTACCCTGATTTTCAGTCAACTCAGAAGCgtcttcttcaagttcttccCACAGCTATTGGGGTAGTAGCGGGTGGCTTGTTCATGATCTTTCCCAATGATCGCCATGGAATTGGATACCCTTTGACCTCGGATTCCAACGACACCGCTCCTTCCAACAATCCGACTGCCAATGTCTAA
- the LOC106768216 gene encoding uncharacterized protein LOC106768216 → MEGKAESCESYVVVHNIAKRHNVGTLARSATAFGVSELILVGRRDFNCFGSHGSSSHLRFRHFHSLHDARNFLKDKGCDICGVEITNDALPVNHHPFKKSTAFLLGNEGQGLSPKEIQICDFFVYIPQYGAGTASLNVTVAASIVLHHFAVWAGFEERSRDGNKFVVAERPVKQGRRNYCTETEDSIIEERKARREGAANGFFDEAESCNSSSNLLDALFVDP, encoded by the exons ATGGAAGGAAAGGCTGAATCGTGTGAGAGCTACGTGGTGGTGCACAACATAGCGAAGAGGCACAACGTGGGAACGCTGGCTCGCAGTGCCACCGCGTTTGGCGTCTCGGAACTCATCCTCGTTGGCCGTAGAGATTTCAACTGTTTCGGCAGCCATGGCTCATCCTCCCACCTCCGATTTCGACACTTCCACTCGCTCCACGACGCTCGCAACTTCCTCAAAGACAAAGGCTGCGATATTTGCGGCGTTGAGATCACAAACGACGCTCTCCCTGTCAACCATCACCCTTTCAAGAAGAGCACCGCATTCCTACTCGGCAACGAG GGTCAAGGTCTTTCTCCTAAGGAAATTCAGATATGCGACTTTTTCGTCTATATTCCTCAATATGGTGCCGGCACTGCTTCCTTGAATGTCACTGTAGCTGCTTCCATTGTACTCCATCATTTCGCAG TCTGGGCTGGTTTTGAAGAGAGATCTCGTGATGGAAATAAATTTGTTGTGGCTGAGAGACCCGTAAAACAGGGACGACGTAATTACTGCACTGAAACAGAAGATTCTATCATTGAAGAGCGTAAAGCTAGAAGAGAAGGTGCTGCCAATGGTTTCTTTGATGAGGCTGAGAGTTGCAATTCATCTTCGAACCTCCTTGATGCATTATTTGTTGATCCTTGA
- the LOC106768215 gene encoding pyruvate, phosphate dikinase, chloroplastic: MSSIVKGIFIRSGGDDVSNMVWNAKKKYVEHSDVVVVGGRRNIKSNSFRAWKRGRRSYQTPIRGQAILTPATAPTTKKRVFTFGKGTSEGNKAMKSLLGGKGANLAEMASIGLSVPPGFTISTEACQEYQQIGKKLPDGLWEEVLQGLLFVENEMGANLGDPAKPLLLSVRSGAAISMPGMMDTVLNLGLNDEVVVGLAAKSGERFAYDSYRRFLDMFGDVVMDIPHSLFEEKLEKLKSVRGVKLDTELAAHDLKDLVEQYKNVYLEARGEKFPSDPKKQLELAVKAVFNSWDSPRAIKYRNINQITGLKGTAVNIQSMVFGNMGNTSGTGVLFTRNPSTGENKLYGEFLINAQGEDVVAGIRTPEDLEVMKSCMPEAYKELEENCEFLEKHYKDMMDIEFTVQDNRLWMLQCRSGKRTGKGAVKIAVDMVTEGLVDVRSAIKMVEPQHLDQLLHPQFEDPSTYKDQVIAIGLPASPGAAVGQVVFTADNAEEWHAQGKSVILVRNETSPEDVGGMHAATGILTARGGMTSHAAVVARGWGKCCVSGCSDILVNDAEKVFVVGDKVIAEGEWLSLNGSTGEVILGKQPLSPPALSDDLGTFMSWADEIRRLKVMANADSPEDAVTARKNGAQGIGLCRTEHMFFASDERIKAVRMMIMAVTPEQRKAALDLLLPYQRSDFEGIFRAMDGLPVTIRLLDPPLHEFLPEGDLEHIVSELTSETGMKEEEIFSRIEKLSEVNPMLGFRGCRLGISYPELTEMQARAIFQAAVSVKNHGIVVVPEIMVPLIGTPQELRHQVSLIRNVADNVFSELGSSLSYKVGTMIEVPRAALVAEEIAKEAEFFSFGTNDLTQMTFGYSRDDVGKFLPIYLSKGILQHDPFEVLDQKGVGQLIKICTEKGRAARPNLKVGICGEHGGEPSSVAFFAEIGLDYVSCSPFRVPIARLAAAQVAA, translated from the exons CGGGTATTCACTTTTGGCAAAGGTACAAGTGAAGGAAACAAGGCCATGAAGTCCTTG TTGGGAGGAAAGGGAGCCAACCTGGCAGAAATGGCAAGTATTGGTTTATCCGTGCCTCCTGGATTCACTATATCAACAGAAGCTTGCCAAGAATATCAACAGATTGGAAAGAAGCTACCAGATGGCTTGTGGGAGGAGGTGCTTCAAGGCTTGCTTTTCGTGGAGAATGAAATGGGAGCCAATCTTGGAGATCCTGCAAAACCTCTTCTACTCTCAGTTCGCTCTGGTGCTGCG ATATCCATGCCTGGGATGATGGACACAGTTCTCAACCTAGGATTGAATGATGAAGTGGTTGTCGGGTTGGCAGCAAAAAGTGGAGAGCGGTTTGCTTATGATTCTTATAGACGTTTCTTAGACATGTTTGGAGATGTT GTAATGGATATTCCACACTCGTTATTTGAGGAGAAGTTAGAAAAGCTAAAAAGTGTAAGAGGTGTTAAACTTGACACAGAACTAGCGGCCCATGATCTCAAAGATCTTGTTGAGCAGTACAAGAATGTGTACCTTGAAGCCAGGGGAGAAAAGTTTCCCTCAG ATCCAAAGAAGCAGTTAGAATTAGCTGTTAAAGCTGTTTTTAATTCTTGGGATAGCCCAAGGGCAATTAAGTATCGGAACATTAATCAAATAACTGGTCTAAAGGGAACTGCTGTGAACATTCAGTCCATGGTGTTTGGTAACATGGGGAATACTTCAGGAACTGGCGTCCTTTTCACTAGAAATCCAAGCACTGGTGAAAACAAACTTTATGGCGAATTTCTAATTAATGCTCAG GGAGAGGATGTAGTTGCTGGAATCAGGACACCTGAAGATTTGGAGGTCATGAAATCTTGCATGCCAGAAGCTTATAAGGAACTTGAGGAGAATTGTGAATTTCTAGAGAAACATTACAAGGATATGATG GATATTGAGTTCACTGTCCAAGACAATAGGTTGTGGATGTTGCAATGTCGAAGCGGAAAACGTACTGGTAAAGGTGCGGTAAAAATAGCCGTCGATATGGTCACTGAGGGGCTTGTTGACGTTCGTTCTGCAATCAAAATGGTAGAGCCACAGCATCTTGATCAACTTCTCCACCCACAG TTTGAGGATCCATCTACTTACAAGGACCAAGTGATTGCCATTGGTTTGCCTGCATCCCCTGGAGCCGCAGTAGGGCAGGTGGTGTTCACTGCTGACAATGCTGAAGAATGGCATGCACAAGGAAAGAGTGTTATCTTG GTGAGGAATGAGACAAGTCCAGAGGATGTTGGAGGCATGCACGCAGCTACTGGAATCTTGACGGCTAGAGGTGGTATGACATCTCATGCTGCTGTTGTAGCCCGTGGATGGGGAAAGTGTTGTGTGTCTGGTTGCTCTGATATCCTTGTAAATGATGCTGAGAAG GTCTTCGTAGTTGGGGATAAGGTGATAGCAGAAGGAGAATGGCTTTCACTGAATGGGTCAACAGGTGAGGTGATACTGGGAAAGCAACCACTTTCTCCTCCGGCTCTAAGCGATGATTTGGGAACTTTCATGTCTTGGGCAGATGAAATAAGGCGTCTGAAG GTTATGGCAAATGCTGACTCTCCTGAAGATGCAGTAACAGCTAGAAAAAATGGTGCTCAAGGGATTGGACTTTGCAGGACAGAGCATATG TTTTTTGCTTCGGACGAGAGGATAAAGGCCGTGAGAATGATGATTATGGCGGTTACACCAGAGCAGCGGAAAGCTGCACTGGACCTGTTGCTACCTTATCAAAGATCAGATTTCGAGGGGATATTTCGTGCAATGGATGGTCTGCCAGTAACAATCCGATTGTTAGATCCTCCACTTCATGAATTTCTTCCAGAGGGCGACCTGGAACACATTGTCAGTGAACTAACTTCCGAGACAGGAATGAAAGAAGAGGAAATATTCTCCAGGATAGAAAAGCTATCAGAAGTGAACCCCATGCTCGGTTTTCGTGGCTGCAG GCTGGGAATATCATACCCCGAACTGACTGAGATGCAGGCACGTGCAATCTTTCAGGCTGCTGTTTCAGTGAAAAACCATGGTATTGTAGTTGTTCCAGAGATAATGGTTCCACTTATCGGTACACCTCAG GAATTAAGGCATCAAGTGAGTTTAATAAGGAATGTTGCTGATAATGTTTTTTCTGAGTTGGGTTCTTCTTTAAGCTATAAGGTTGGGACTATGATTGAAGTTCCAAGGGCTGCACTAGTTGCAGAAGAG ATTGCAAAGGAAGCAGAGTTCTTTTCATTCGGGACCAATGACCTTACTCAAATGACATTTGGATATAGTAGAGATGATGTTGGAAAATTTCTTCCCATCTACCTATCCAAAGGGATTCTGCAGCACGATCCATTTGAG GTACTTGACCAGAAAGGTGTGGGTCAACTCATCAAGATTTGCACAGAAAAGGGTCGTGCAGCTAGACCAAATCTAAAG GTAGGAATATGTGGAGAGCATGGTGGGGAGCCTTCTTCTGTTGCCTTCTTTGCAGAAATTGGACTTGACTATGTTTCATGTTCTCCGTTTAG GGTTCCTATTGCTAGGCTTGCGGCAGCTCAGGTTGCAGCTTAA